Sequence from the Papaver somniferum cultivar HN1 unplaced genomic scaffold, ASM357369v1 unplaced-scaffold_150, whole genome shotgun sequence genome:
GTGTGTTTTACATGACACACTTATTACTACTACATACACATCTTCTAATGGAGAAACTTGATCTGCAATTTTGGATATCAAATCTTCTATATGTCTTTCATTGCTGAAAACATCCAGATGAGATACATCCTGGTTCATCTTTGTACAAACCAGGATACTTCTCCTCCCCCAAACGGTGGGAAggctttctcatcaaatttgcaaATCTTGTAGTAGAGTAGTAACAACGGTGGAATGTAGCACTTCTTATACAGAAAACTTGACAATGGTTTCATGAGTAATAAATTCAAATGCTTTGTGAATGAAAAATCAAATCATTCAACGAATGCATAAGAACAATAAAATACTCACCACCAATACCCAGAGCATCACCAGGATTATACAACATCAATAACTGATAAGCGAGAGTTTCATTTAAAAATCTATATGAGTATAAATTCACCACTCAGATGATATGTCGAGTCATTCATGACTACCAGACCAGACTTGCATCAACCTGTTTAGTGTCTGCGGAAACTCACTGTCAAGGGTTGGCTCTATACAACAAGCGACCTTAATTAGTTCTCTTTGTATGCTTTCTTACAGGCATCAAATTTGGAACCAAATTAAGTTCGTGGATGCTAGGATTGAGGTCCTCAAAGCAGATACAAGTGAGAGAACAACTCAATATGGACTAGTATCCATATTTGCAAATCATATGAACTTTGTCGAAAATTCCTTTGCAAAGGGGGATATACATCCACAATGACTTCAGTAGCTACTTTGAACATTATCGACAACCAAAGTTATTAGTCAGTTAGTTAACAAcctcacatcattctctagagTATGAGGATATCTTAATCCATTGGCACCAAATTTCAATATGTAGATATTCTCCTTAATGAGATATCAATGCAACTTTTATGGATATACTCCTCGTCAGGAGTTATCAACTCAtaaccaaagagaatatggacgtcATCTAATTAGATTGGCATACCTCATACAAGAGGTTTTCATCTATGCTTCTAAGCATTTCCAGACGAAACTATCATTGCGATTACATGGAAAGACTTGCAAGGACTTTAACATATGCCGAATCAAGCAAGGGTACTTTTGCTAAATCTAGCAAcagagtaatctccaacacctcaggCATTTCTCGGTGTGAGAATTTAGCCTCATCAACAGAACCTTCAGTTCCGGATTACTCTACCTATCAAGGGAGCAACTGGGTGCAGAAAAAACCGATATCACGCAACCCAGGGGAGGTAACTGATCAGTTTTCCTCTTTCGTTTACTTTCCAGCTGGAATAATTTTAAGAATTGACATTGTCATGTAAAATTAACAGTAAACTATAAACGAATTTTGTGACCTTAGACACTATCTCAATATCAGTAACAGTCCTGCcaagactgttagagcactgctcggttgaacctactagcgttggtatgtcaagttagttgtcaattttaattgtcaaaattcattcttgatttagcatactaaagatagtttcggactagattatgtctaagaagttgaatcgaagctatccttaaaggatgaagattaaagattgaagactacaagaagacatcaacaagtacttcatcaacaaatgtatgtgattgattttatttggattctttttcaactctacctttctaatctatcaatatatatgctcactatatggaacaattccgatgacggtaaatgtacatttatgtatatatacttgaggttatttgattcatgactttggtgataataagCTTTATCcctaaaggatctcatgttatagtgaatgaacaTCAGATTATTTTATGGATCTTTGCAGTAATCGTTGTGCTATTTTCACAGTCATTatgttttaatcttttttttgaaattccttAATATTGCATATATTAGGAAAGGAGCAGGATGGGTGTTCGAGTTTCAGACCAGGGACTTATCTAAGATTGGAGGTCCGAGACATTCCTTTCGAGATGGTTGGAGATATTAATCCTGGTCATCCGATTCTCGTTGGAGGTATCAGTCCCAGAGAAGAAAATATTGGATATATGCAGGTTGATATGCCTTTTCATTTTTCTAGCGTAAAGTATGTTGTAATTTTACTTTTAAATAATTTCACTATGCAAGTATGTTAAATTGCCTGTCTGTTGTTCTTCCAGGCAACACTTAAGCGACATACTTGGCACAGGAAATTGTTGAAGACAAGAGACCCTATTATAGTTTCCATTGGTTGGAGGCGGTACCAGACGAGCCCTGTATATGCCATGGATGACAGTGGTGACCGGCTTCGAATGCTCAATTACACCCCCGTTGACATGCAGTGCCTTGCAATGTTTTGGGGCCCCCTTGCATCACCCAACACTGGAGTTGTTGTTGTACAGGATCTACCAGACAAAAGGGTATATAATTTGTTctattataaatataaattaaaaaaccATCGCTTGTTTGGTTCCTGTGATAAGTGTGTGGTCCACTTTCTCTGAATCCTCAGGCAGCGTTTCGCATTTTAGCAACTGGCGTTGTTGTTGATTTTAACCATGCTGCGAAGATATTAAAGAAATGTAAGCGGTCTAGAATACCTTGGAAGATCTCTGGCAAGACTGCTCTTATTAAGAACTTGTTTAAAtcagatgatgaaattgatagGTTCAAAGATGCAAAACTTTGGACAGAGAGCGGAATTCAGGGGAAGGTTGAAAAGGTTAGCATTATAAGTCCTGAATCTTTGGTTCAGTACTTCTTGTGCTCGACTCTTTTGTTGTATCGTGAGACCCAGCATTCCCATGGTTTGTTTTTGTGTAGGCTGCAGAAAAAGTACGGAGAAGAAAGGATGGTGTACTTAGAGTAGGGATTGTGGAGTGCAAGTTTAAGCGCAGAATTTGCATGCATGATACAATTTTCATGCGCATGTGGAAAGAAGTTAAAGTTCCtggtttcttcaacccattcataCAAATGACTGGGTTATCACACAGGGTTAGTGCCTGATTttaattctttagatgatttaattTTATGGCTTACAAAATTCCATGTATCTGACTTGCGTCCACGTTTAAATGAAGCCCGATGAATTCCCGAAAGGAGTGTTATTCAAACATGAAACTGATGGAGAGTCGCCCACAGAACGACGTATGGTGGCCTTTGTTGAGGGAGAGCCTAGCTTCCAAGACCTAACTATTGCCAAGGAATTTGAGTTGTATCATGTAAGATAGTATTGGCTTTGCAAGGCCCTACCCGTAATTCTTTTTTCTTCAGAATTTGATGTTGGGTTTGATATGTCGTTGATTCTACAGTGTAATAAAGAGGAGCAGAAGGAATTCAAGAGACATCCAATGCTGGTGATGATtccaaaggaagaagagatgttagAAATACATGAGAGAGGGGAGATTACAAAGAAACACCAAACAAAGCCATGGACTCCCGACTGTCCTGTAGACGACCGGGTCTTGAATTGCGCAATGAGTCTATATGGAAAAGTTCCAACTTATTTTACCTTCTTCCGACCACGTAATCAAATTAAATATAAGAATTAGAATATATCCTAATCTTATAATGTATTTGCTCCATGTTGTTTAGAAGTACTAGCTAATTATATTTCATATTAAAAAGAGATCTCTTGGAGTGCATACAATAATCAATTTGGTTAATGTTATAAATTATCTGTACCTATATACTAAACGGTAGCAATAGGTACTATGCTATTCTACCAAGTAAAAGGCTAAGACTAAAGGCATGCCCCTCGGCATATTTAATTAGCAATAGATATATAGAATGGTATGGTAGATACAAACATGTAGAGCTGTTAAAGATAATTAATACTCTCtcagttcttttttaataggatggttttgtttttagagaaaattaaagaaattaaaaaaactgatcattgaaagtggtcctcacaTTTggcaataaaagaagtgaagttaaATGGTCTCTatcacttgtcagcaaaagaagtaaagtgaaatggttcaCATaaaacttgtcatcaaaagaagttgagAGAAAAGTGATCCCAAAAAACTAAAGTGAAATTTAACTTTCCCAAATAgtaaaccagcctattttttttgaaacatttatttataaaaaccagtctattaaaaaagaacggagagagtaataaataattaatattgTTTCGTTTCTTACTAATTATGACCCACTACAGTACACAGGTGTCTCGGCTATTTATAGCCAAGAGAAAAACTGAAGAGCAAATATTACATTGCCACGTCTTGGTGCACGTGGTGGGATTAAGATCAATTTAATCCGATCATCCTTGTCGAGTGTTAGAGAGTCGGTTGGTCAGCCAAATTTTCTAGAAGCCGACTTTACAGTACTCTCCCTTGGCTGACCACCACTTTAACAGTGTTGCGTTGCTAAAATCAGTCCGGTAAAAGCGTGATACTAAAAGAATTTACAATGATGATGAACATGCATGCGCTTCTTTGTTAAAACCTTGTCGGGACAAATCATTTATGAAAATCTGAACGCTGGAAGCTCACAACGAAATTGACGGCGCTGCTCATTTTTCTTTGTAAAACTTTATCAGGAAAAACCGTGTGCGAAAAACCTGAACCAGATAATACAGAGGTTTATCCCATAACCGCGTCTCGAGAAACTCTATGGATATTTCACCGTTCTAAGATtattatctcattaaaaaccttgtcaggaaaatccAGAGAGACAAAACCTGAGCGTAGGAAAACATGAGTACTTAGATCAATGATAAATCCGCagatgtttcctcgttaaaaccttgcccgGAAAAACCCAGGGGGACAAAAACCAGGACAAAGGAAATAGAGTACAACAATTCGAATTGCGGATAGTAATGGACTcgcatgcctcattaaaaccttaacaaggaaaacccggtggggacaaaaccttgactaaggaaaaatactacacgacgtaatgtccaatattcacatatccaTAATGTTCCATGACTTTACTCCCCTTGATGAGTAGCCTTCTCAGTTGATCAATCTTTTCGATAGTATTGCATAGAGATCAAGAACCATCCTCTAATGACATCAGCAGCTCCAGCTTCCTTTAGTTGAGAAAATCAGTCTGATTTTCCTCTGTGCAATTTCTTAATGATTTTCTGATTGTACTAGCTTTTTATTCTCAATTAGTTTTTTCTGAACAATCTTGACAGACCTGAGGAAGAAAAATATCCTCTAATATCAGACAACCAGCTAAGAGAATATTAGCTGCTTTAACAAACCTgcgaaaataaaaacttaaacaaTCTGATTAActtttctctgtgggagacatcCAACGATcttttatgtcaaaagatccagTTTAATGGTACCACGTAGATGAGGGGGACTTTCTTCGAACAAATGTCTCGATATTGGTGCTGGGAAAAGCCAGActtacatgttttattatagagCCAATATCAGGTATCTGTAGCATATTTCAGCTAAGTACCAATTACACATCTTTGTGTAATGTAAACCACAGAGTAATATATCTCCTTTGTTGAGATGTAAATCGATCAATCTTAAAGATAAGAGATCGAATGACTGAAATCGCATTAGCTTTCCCATTTAAAGATGTCCAAACCCTTAAGGTTGACGAAATTAATGGTCTTCAAGCTACAATTCTCAATCAACAGGTCGATATCTTATTTTACCGAGAatttcatctcgaactctcgcGTTAAGCATTTTTGTGCTCTGGAGACCTCTTCAGGAGTTCCAATTAAGTAGATGTTGCATTAATCATAACTAGTGAATGAAAAGTTCCTGAGTATATAAGATGGTTCATATATCCCTGGATAATATAAGTACTCACTTAGACGATTGACCACTTTCGTCTTTATTGAGAGAATGCATATGACACGGTAATTCTACTAATAGGTAAAAACCTTCAGGAATTTCTATGCAGTTTTTCTGTATCTAGTTTTTCATATAGATTTGTAGTGACCACATCTTCTGGATGCACGTCGCGTCCTTAAAAACTGCCAGACAAATACCAAAGAGGTAGCTTCATCCATAATAGGGAATATGTCTCAAAGAAATCCATCTCATGTCTCTGTGAAAGACTTTGTGCCATTAGTTGTCTTTATGTTTCTCACTGTGCGCAAACACCGACCTGTAGCCACTAGAGGTTACATCATTGGATGTTGGTACTACAAACACCCACTTGTGGCTAAATGTAGCTCACATTATCGAGCGTTCTGGTTGTAGTACCAAAACCATGCATTTTGTGAGAAGCTGTTATTCTGTCTGAATCCCTCTTTTCATGTTTAaccagtcatttatttgataacATTCCGTTATAGAGAGTGGTTTGACACCAACATCATCTATCGCAGTATCATGGGATATTTTGACTATGTCACCAACAATCATTGTATTACGATAACAAATTTCTTTATTGCATGCAAGATTTATTGGAATCCTTTCATTTTGAGGTTCCACAGCCTTTGCAGAGACATTCTCTTATTAGGAAAACTATAATCAGAGAACCCAGATTTTCCTTTAATAGTCTCTTTGATAGcactatctttcaatgattgtgactGGCTCTTCCTTTCAGGAGGTGCAAAATATTTTAAATCAATTATTCATCCACATTTTGGTGTGTTTTACATGACACACTTATTACTACTACATACACATCTTCTAATGGAGAAACTTGATCTGCAATTTTGGATATCAAATCTTCTATATGTCTTTCATTGCTGAAAACATCCAGATGAGATACATCCTGGTTCATCTTTGTACAAACCAGGATACTTCTCCTCCCCCAAACGGTGGGAAggctttctcatcaaatttgcaaATCTTGTAGTAGAGTAGTAACAACGGTGGAATGTAGCACTTCTTATACAGAAAACTTGACAATGGTTTCATGAGTAATAAATTCAAATGCTTTGTGAATGAAAAATCAAATCATTCAACGAATGCATAAGAACAATAAAATACTCACCACCAATACCCAGAGCATCACCAGGATTATACAACATCAATAACTGATAAGCGAGAGTTTCATTTAAAAATCTATATGAGTATAAATTCACCACTCAGATGATATGTCGAGTCATTCATGACTACCAGACCAGACTTGCATCAACCTGTTTAGTGTCTGCGGAAACTCACTGTCAAGGGTTGGCTCTATACAACAAGCGACCTTAATTAGTTCTCTTTGTATGCTTTCTTACAGGCATCAAATTTGGAACCAAATTAAGTTCGTGGATGCTAGGATTGAGGTCCTCAAAGCAGATACAAGTGAGAGAACAACTCAATATGGACTAGTATCCATATTTGCAAATCATATGAACTTTGTCGAAAATTCCTTTGCAAAGGGGGATATACATCCACAATGACTTCAGTAGCTACTTTGAACATTATCGACAACCAAAGTTATTAGTCAGTTAGTTAACAAcctcacatcattctctagagTATGAGGATATCTTAATCCATTGGCACCAAATTTCAATATGTAGATATTCTCCTTAATGAGATATCAATGCAACTTTTATGGATATACTCCTCGTCAGGAGTTATCAACTCAtaaccaaagagaatatggacgtcATCTAATTAGATTGGCATACCTCATACAAGAGGTTTTCATCTATGCTTCTAAGCATTTCCAGACGAAACTATCATTGCGATTACATGGAAAGCCTTGCAAGGACTTTAACATATGCCGAATCAAGCAAGGGTACTTTTGCTAAATCTAGCAAcagagtaatctccaacacctcaggCATTTCTCGGTGTGAGAATTTAGCCTCATCAACAGAACCTTCAGTTCCGGATTACTCTACCTATCAAGGGAGCAACTGGGTGCAGAAAAAACCGATATCACGCAACCCAGGGGAGGTAACTGATCAGTTTTCCTCTTTCGTTTACTTTCCAGCTGGAATAATTTTAAGAATTGACATTGTCATGTAAAATTAACAGTAAACTATAAACGAATTTTGTGACCTTAGACACTATCTCAATATCAGTAACAGTCCTGCcaagactgttagagcactgctcggttgaacttactagcgttggtatgtcaagttagttgtcaattttagttgccaaaatgcattcttgatttatcatactaaagatagtttcagactagattatgtctaagaagttgaatcgaagctatccttaaaggatgaagattgaagattgaagactacaagaagacatcaacaagtacttcatcaacaaatgtatgtgattgattttatttggattatttttcaactctacctttctaatctatcaatatatatgctcactatatggaacaattccgatgacggtaaatgtacatttatgtatatatacttgaggttatttgattcatgactttggtgataataagCTTTATCcctaaaggatctcatgttatagtgaatgatcttgtgaatccaatgagccaagaatcactcaattcagaGTTGtaacgataaagttatgagtgatttaagttcattagtatgaaaaattccatgggctttggagtggtccgcggacttgggcccaatacgtgactaaaagggagtcttggtcatgttggtgatgtttccttatctaagcaagttagctattggtccaaacacttttgattaccatattaaagtgtttatgattccttcctaagttagaatgtgatttattcacataaatataatttttgctaaataagttatttatttaattattttggcaagagtttttaacttaggaaagactcccttatttaggagagtcttgtaaaaggaaaatagattttcttagattccaagctattgttcattataaaggggttcgcgagtttacacgtttttcatccctttggaaaattggcgtaagttctgcaggttgttttccacgtcttctgttcttcgtgaacaagagtgagataaaagtctttgtattagggatcacaaagccaagttggatttagtcttcgtgattgatcatacaactcgtaatctaggtttttcacctcttgtctattctaaggttttctcttctgatataaaac
This genomic interval carries:
- the LOC113335855 gene encoding ribosome biogenesis protein BMS1 homolog, which translates into the protein MVGDINPGHPILVGGISPREENIGYMQATLKRHTWHRKLLKTRDPIIVSIGWRRYQTSPVYAMDDSGDRLRMLNYTPVDMQCLAMFWGPLASPNTGVVVVQDLPDKRAAFRILATGVVVDFNHAAKILKKCKRSRIPWKISGKTALIKNLFKSDDEIDRFKDAKLWTESGIQGKVEKAAEKVRRRKDGVLRVGIVECKFKRRICMHDTIFMRMWKEVKVPGFFNPFIQMTGLSHRPDEFPKGVLFKHETDGESPTERRMVAFVEGEPSFQDLTIAKEFELYHCNKEEQKEFKRHPMLVMIPKEEEMLEIHERGEITKKHQTKPWTPDCPVDDRVLNCAMSLYGKVPTYFTFFRPRNQIKYKN